A section of the Polyangium spumosum genome encodes:
- a CDS encoding M48 family metalloprotease — MPSFASRSRGPLPFLTLCASALALSSALVMGCRDSRQPTYAQTQPPPTQYPPQQGYPQQGYPQQGYPQQGYPQQPQPNPQQPAPQPTTQPTSPFPGIPWPFPTAPAGGTPTGGLPTTGGLPTSPLTDPINLVDINWLRSQAGVVMGELIAALPANKQSIVRDIPFVADPTPGEVNAFAACDDQGLPLMAITDGLLEIEAHIAQYKANDEIFGTRKLDEYLRMLAQQGGMVRPPAGFIDPGQQIDMRKVQRQHQLFDEQVGFVLGHELGHHHLGHLGCTANQGGSRGVNPADLGRILSRTLPAFNQPNELAADMAGTNNVLSAGARRQSGYRLTEGGALLTLQFFSNLDQLTPATVVFNFERTHPHPLVRIPVVQQTAASWRMTGGQPNPFGGLFGGQ; from the coding sequence ATGCCTTCGTTCGCGTCGCGCTCCCGCGGCCCCCTTCCGTTCCTGACGCTCTGCGCCTCGGCGCTCGCCTTGTCCTCGGCGCTCGTCATGGGCTGCCGTGACTCCCGGCAGCCGACCTACGCCCAGACGCAGCCCCCGCCGACGCAGTACCCGCCGCAGCAAGGGTATCCGCAGCAGGGCTACCCGCAGCAGGGTTACCCGCAGCAAGGGTATCCGCAGCAGCCGCAGCCGAACCCGCAGCAGCCCGCGCCCCAGCCCACGACCCAGCCCACGAGCCCCTTCCCCGGTATCCCGTGGCCGTTCCCCACGGCGCCCGCGGGAGGCACGCCGACGGGCGGGCTGCCGACGACGGGAGGGCTGCCGACCTCGCCGCTCACCGATCCAATCAACCTCGTCGACATCAACTGGCTGCGCAGCCAGGCCGGCGTGGTGATGGGCGAGCTCATCGCCGCGCTCCCCGCGAACAAGCAGTCCATCGTGCGCGACATCCCGTTCGTCGCGGATCCCACGCCCGGCGAGGTGAACGCGTTCGCCGCGTGTGACGATCAAGGCCTGCCGCTCATGGCCATCACGGACGGCCTGCTCGAGATCGAGGCGCACATCGCGCAGTACAAGGCGAACGACGAGATCTTCGGCACCCGCAAGCTCGACGAGTACCTGCGCATGCTCGCGCAGCAAGGCGGGATGGTGCGACCGCCCGCGGGCTTCATCGATCCAGGCCAGCAGATCGACATGCGCAAGGTGCAGCGCCAGCACCAGCTCTTCGACGAGCAGGTCGGCTTCGTGCTCGGGCACGAGCTCGGCCACCACCACCTCGGCCACCTCGGCTGCACGGCGAACCAGGGCGGCAGCCGCGGCGTGAACCCCGCCGATCTCGGCAGGATCCTCTCGCGAACGCTGCCCGCGTTCAACCAGCCGAACGAGCTCGCCGCCGACATGGCCGGGACGAACAACGTGCTCTCCGCGGGCGCGCGTCGCCAGAGCGGCTACCGCCTCACCGAGGGCGGCGCGCTGCTCACGCTGCAGTTCTTCTCGAACCTCGATCAGCTCACGCCCGCGACGGTCGTCTTCAACTTCGAACGCACGCACCCGCACCCGCTCGTGCGTATCCCGGTCGTGCAACAGACGGCCGCCTCGTGGCGCATGACCGGCGGCCAGCCGAACCCGTTCGGCGGCTTGTTCGGCGGCCAGTAA
- a CDS encoding S8 family serine peptidase produces MPERGPWSARTRVLPIAERLDADTRYAGRGVTIAFLDSGFYAHPDLTTPYNRISAYHDLFAPRAGLEALERSDASSWHGMMTSVVAAGNGALSAGQFRGLAWEANVVLVKVGGAHRIVHDDIRRGLEWVITNREKYGIRVLNISCGGDYEESFLTDPLSRAADEASRRGIVVVAAAGNAGHLVDHQVLPPASAPSVIAVGGLDDGGSGEQSLHYHSSYGLTLDGLQKPEIIAPAMWVAAPILPGTPTAVEARLLERLDDADDDELFELLAAHAGEDAELDAIAGRHEPYLVRQLVAAKLHDRKVLSGHYKHVDGTSFAAPIVSSVVAQMLEANPALRPHECRRILMTTARGTPGITLERQGWGVVQPRAAVEAARVMRRR; encoded by the coding sequence ATGCCCGAGAGGGGCCCGTGGAGCGCACGCACGCGCGTGCTGCCGATCGCGGAGCGACTCGACGCGGACACGCGATACGCCGGGCGCGGCGTCACGATCGCGTTCCTCGACTCGGGGTTTTACGCCCACCCCGATCTTACGACGCCGTACAATCGCATCAGCGCCTACCACGACCTCTTCGCGCCGCGCGCGGGGCTCGAGGCGCTCGAGCGCTCGGACGCCTCGTCATGGCACGGCATGATGACGAGCGTCGTCGCGGCGGGCAACGGCGCGCTCTCCGCCGGGCAGTTCCGCGGCCTCGCCTGGGAAGCGAACGTCGTGCTCGTGAAGGTCGGCGGCGCGCACCGCATCGTGCACGACGACATCCGGCGCGGGCTCGAGTGGGTGATCACGAACCGCGAGAAGTACGGCATCCGCGTCCTCAACATCTCGTGCGGCGGCGACTACGAGGAGTCGTTCCTCACCGATCCCCTCTCGCGCGCGGCCGACGAGGCGTCGCGGCGAGGCATCGTCGTCGTCGCGGCCGCCGGCAACGCGGGGCACCTCGTGGATCATCAGGTCCTGCCGCCGGCGAGCGCGCCGAGCGTGATCGCGGTCGGCGGCCTCGACGACGGCGGTTCGGGCGAGCAATCGCTGCACTACCACTCGTCGTACGGGCTCACGCTCGACGGCCTGCAGAAGCCCGAGATCATCGCGCCGGCGATGTGGGTCGCGGCGCCGATCCTTCCCGGCACGCCCACGGCGGTCGAGGCGCGGCTGCTCGAGCGGCTCGACGACGCCGACGACGACGAGCTCTTCGAGCTGCTCGCCGCGCACGCCGGTGAGGACGCCGAGCTCGACGCGATCGCGGGCCGCCACGAGCCGTACCTCGTGCGCCAGCTCGTCGCGGCGAAGCTGCACGATCGCAAGGTCCTCTCGGGCCACTACAAGCACGTCGACGGCACGAGCTTCGCGGCGCCGATCGTGTCGAGCGTCGTGGCGCAGATGCTCGAGGCGAACCCCGCGCTGCGCCCGCACGAGTGCAGGCGTATCCTCATGACGACGGCGAGAGGCACGCCGGGGATCACGCTCGAGCGGCAGGGCTGGGGGGTGGTGCAGCCGCGCGCCGCGGTGGAGGCGGCGCGCGTGATGCGTCGTCGTTGA